In Bifidobacterium scardovii JCM 12489 = DSM 13734, the genomic stretch CAATCTGGCGAGCGTACCGACGTACGGTTCCTTGAGCATGCTCTCGTCCAGCAGGTTTTGGTCGCCAAAAATACTACTCGCATCGCCTGTCATCAGCAGATTCTTGTGAGCCATGACGTAGATCATGTCAAAATTATTGACCACGAACTCCATGTCATGGGTGATCGTGACCACGGTCTTGCCTTTGCGTTCAAGCTCCCGGAAAATGCCCTCCAGACAGCGGATGCCATGCAGGTCCTGTCCCGCTGTCGGCTCGTCGAACACCAGAATCGAACCATCCATGGCCAGCACAGAGGCGATGGTGACGAATTTGCGGATCGACAGCGGCAGATTATAGGGGTTCTCATCCATGGCCCCGGTCAGATCGCACAGATCCGCCGCCCAATCCACATGCTCCCTGATCTGTTCGTCGCTCTGCTTGAGCACCTTCGGACCATATTCGATCTCTTCACGGACCGTATTGTGGAAAATCTGGTCATCCGGGTTCTGGAACACGTATCCGGTCGTGCGGGACAATTGGGCGGCCGTGTACTCCTTCGTGTCTTTGCCATCAACCGTTACGGTGCCGTCAGTCGGCTTGAGCAATCCGTTCATCATCTTCACCGTGGTGGTCTTGCCGGCTCCATTCTGTCCGACGATGGCCACACGGGAACCCTGTGGAATATCAAAACTGACGTGCTCGACCGCGGAGAATCCGTTGGGATAGGAGAAACTCACATCTTCGAAATGTATGATGCCCATTACTCGCGTCCTCCCTTTTCGGCGCCGTCCGCTCCAGTCGCATCCGATGCCGAGGCCTTGCCCGCATACGGCTTCAGCTGCTCGGCCATCTCATCCACCGTGACGATGCCGGGAGCGATGTCAAAGCCACGTTTTCTCAGCTCATCGGCAAGCATCACCGTCTGGGGCAGCATCACATCATGATCATGCAGCAGCGCGAGATCCGACAGCACCTCATGCTTGTCCCCGGCGCGGATCAGACGGCCATGGTCCAGCACCAGCACCTCATCGCTGTATTGCGCGACCAGTTCCATCTTGTGTTCCACCAGAATGATGGTCTTGCCCATATCCTTGAGTTTGCTGATGATGTCGAACACACGCTCGGTCTCCTTCGGATCGAGCTGCGAGGTCGGCTCGTCGATGACCAGCACGTCCGGCTCCAGTACCAGCACCGAGGCCAATGCCACACGTTGCTGCTGTCCCCCGGACAGTTCGAAGGGGTTCTTGTCCTTCAAAAACGCGATGTTGGTGAGCTCCATCATACGGTCGACGCGCTCGCGCATCTGCGGTACCGGAACACCGAAATTCTCCAGGCCGAAAGCGATTTCGCCGTATACGGTATCGCGCGCTCCGGTAATCTGGTTGAACGGATTCTGGAACACATATCCGATGCGTTCCGAAAGTTCTCCCATGGTGTATTCGGACAGATCCTTGCCGTCGAATATGACGTTCCCCTGCATGCCACCTTGGAAAAAGTTCGGCACGAACCCGCGGATGATATTGCACAACGTGGTCTTGCCGCTGCCATTGGCACCGATTATGGTGTAAAAACGTCCTTGTTCAAGGGTGACATCGACATCGACGATGGACGGCGAGTCCGTTAGAGGATACGAATATGTGACGTGCCTAAGCTCTATATAACCCATAGCGCAATTCCTCCGGCGATTGCGGCGACGAACAGTATCGTGGTGAGTATCATGACCGTGCGATCGGCCGAAGTGCGTTCAATATCCTCCAAATGCGTGCGCTGACTCTCCGAAGAGAACCCTCGAGCCTCCAGTGTGAGAGCGCGCTCCTCGGTACCAGATATCGAACTGAGCACCAGCGGCACCAGAGTCGGCACAAAGACCTTCGCACGCACCATGAGGCTGCCTTCGGTCTCGACACCGCGGGCACGTTGCGCGTTCATGATGGTATCTGATTTTTTCTTGAGCACCGGCACCATCTGCAAAGTCGAGAGGATCACGTATGTGGCTTTTGGGCTCATACCGGCCTTCTCAAGAGACAGTACAAAATCCTTCTCTTTGGTAACGGCGAAGAACCAGATCAGACTGCCGCCGACGCACATTAGAATCAGACCGAGGTTCAGGGCAAACATCAACCCTTCCCATTTGGCATTGAATATCCAAAAAGAAAAGATAATATGTTCGCCAGTACCGAAGAACATCTGGATCAGAACGAGCAGTGCGAACAACGCTCCAACGGAATTACGAACACGACGGATGAATACCGGCCAGACGCCGCTGGCCACCGCCAGCACATTGACGAGCACGAAGCACACCAACTTGCTGACGAGGCTTGGCATCACCATGCCAATGACGACGAAAGCCACCGATATGTAGAACTTGGTCAGCGGATAAAGAGAGACTATCCGGTTTGACTGACTCGAATTACTCATGTGGAATGACCTTTGCGCGAGATTGAATTCATCGTATTACAGTCATTTGGCATTACAGTCACTTGCCGGAGGACGCGGTCTTCGTGATGTACTTGTCGCCAAAGCGATATTTCACCAAAGAACGAGCGGGAATTGCACGGATGATGAGATATGCGACAAAGATGGACAGCATCTTGCCGATGGATTCGGTAACGATGTACACGGAAAGCACCGATTGCAGAATCTTCTGCCCCGTCGCCATCAGACCGGCCGCAAGCATCGACGCGCCACCACCGGTGGATCCGCCAAAGAAGAACACCGTCACAGGCGTTGCGGTCAGCGTGGCCACAATGGCGATGACGATACCGGAAATGACCAGTTTCCACACCTTATTGGTCATGTTGTACTTGGCCAGCAGTCCGGCGGCAATGCCGATGAAGAAGGCACAGATCGCATATGGAATAAGCGTCGGATCAAAGATACCATTGATCAGATTCGTCAGCACGCCGGTGACTGCGGCAGGAATCGGACCGGCAAGCAGACCCACCAGAATGACACCGATGGTGTCAAGATCAACGGGAATCTTCAACACGGAAGTCAACTGTCCACCGACGATATTGATGGCAATAGCCACGGGGATCAGCAGAATGACCATAAGAGAGAAATTATCCTTGGACATTTTATTCTTCATCATGTTCGGAAGTTCTTTCTATTTCTATATATGTGTGATGTTGTGTGTGCTGGTGGCATGCGCCCCATTGGACAGTATTCTCAGACACGCACTCTGCATAGAGCGGAATCTATACACCGAATACAGTGGAAAGGAAAAGATCAAAGAAGTCTTGTACGTTCACAGCAGCCGCGTACTTTGCGTTGCACCGCCCCTCATTCCAATGTCCGTCGAGATCCACTATTGACTGACCTCTAGCAATGCCTTCCGTCACCACGTCGATATACGCCGGACGCACATCGAGAATGCACGGATTGAGGTAATAGGCAACAGTGAGCACATCATGCAACGGCGACACCGCCTTGCGTCGGGTCCTCCAGTTGTCTTCAAGTCCCTCCCGCGTGATGTCGTAGACGAAGCGAGAGATGGGCGTGCCCGTCATGCGGATGATCTCACGATGCTCGCAATCCAGCGCAATACGGTTCGTCACATCCAGACCAACCATCGTGACGTCACGGATACCGGCCTGCAGCACCTCATGCGCGGCAAGCGGATCCGCCCAGAAATTGTATTCCGCCACCGGGCTCATATTGCCGGTGCTTTTCGCGCCTCCCATGATGATGAGTCGCTTGAGGCTCGGAGCGAACCGTTCGGACCGCCTGATGGCCAAAGCGACATTGGTGCACGGGCCAATGGCGAACAATGTCACCTCGCCCGGATGCGCGATCACATAGTCGACGAGGAAATCAACGGCCGGAACACTCTCCTCGGTCTTGTCGGAAGCGATGGAATCCGCGTATCCACCCAAGCCGTCATCACCAAAGGCATCCACCGTTTCAGGCACTTCCTGGTTGAGCGCGGCCACCGAGCCACGGTACACCGGGATGTCGCTCCGGTCACATAACGACAGGATATTGCACGCGTTCCGAGTAGTCGTATCGATTCTGCCATTGCCAGTCACCGAGCATATCGCTTTGACGTCCATGCCGGCTTTGATCGCCAAGATGATAGCCAAGGCATCATCGCTGCCTGGATCGCAATCAATGATAATAGGGGTTGAATCCATGCATCACTCCTTCGTGACTCCTCATTACCGCATCGCTGCATGCATTCATGATCTACGTCTTCATGCACATTGCATCATCTTTAACCATCAATCGATGATACAACGTTTTAGCAGCAATAAAATGATGATATAAGGTTTTAGCTCATTTGTCAAATGCGACTATTCCATACATGTCTGTCCGGTAGAAGTCATCACATATGCAAACTGCAACACAAACGCGTCATGCTGTTTTATCGGCATAACGCACTTGACGATTTCCGCGCGATGAACACGGTCGGCACATACTGCGTGCCAGCCACCGCCTCGCCGTCGCCGGCGAGCTGGCGCATCAGCAGTTCCACGCCCTGCCGCCCCATCGTCTCGGCCTGCTGCGAGATCACCGATACCGAGGGCGTCATCATCGTGAACGCCGCGATGTCGTCGAACGACACCACCGACATATCCGCCCCGACCTCCAGGCCACGGTCGGTCATCAGGCCAAGCATGGTAATGGCGTCCGGCGAATAGGCAAACACGACGGCGCTCATCCCGGATTCCGCCAGTTCATCGAGCGCCCGCTGCCGGGACTCGTATGTCGCGTCGCAATTCACCACGATCGTTTCGCCATCGGCGAGCAGCTCGCCCGTTATGGCGCGAAACGCCACTTCACGCTCGTTGACGCTGAACGACCCAAGCGCCGGATGCGAGACATAGCCGATCCGGCGATGCCCCAACCGCATCAGCTCCGCCACGGCGCTGCGTATCCCCGGGTACGGATCGGACACCACGAACGGGACCGAGTCGACGCTGGGGACGCGGCGGTCGACGAACACCAGCGGCAGGCCACGGCGGACCAGCGATTCGACGCCCGGCGAATCCACGCCCTGCGGCACGACGATCGCGCCGTCGATCCGCTGCCCCAGAAGATTCTCGATAAAGGAATCCTGACGCTCCACGCTCTCGCCCGACGACCCGATCAGCGTGGTGAATCCGCGGCGGTACAGCTCGTCCTCCATCGAGGAGACCAGGTCGGCGAAATACGGGTTGCGCAGGTCGGGCACGAGCAACCCCACGGTCTTGGTTTCGGAGGAACGCATGGAACGCGCGCGCTGATCGGGCACGTAGCCCATGCTCTCCACGGTATCGCGCACCAGTTTGCGCGTCTCGTCGGAGAACCGTCCCTTATCATGCAGGATCTGCGATACGGCCGCCACGGAGACACCGGCCTCACGAGCAACATCCCGTATCGTCACATATGCCATGTCATTCTCCCGCCGCCGAACGCTTATGCTCCTTCATTCTAACGTCCACACGCGCAATCGGCCGTCCGGCAGGGCCATGCGTTCCCGGCGGCGGCTCGCCGGGCCCACCATGACACGGCGCATCGTCGGGAGAAAACGATGCGCCGACCCGTGCGAGCCGGTCTTCTTTTGGGGAACGGCCCGCACGGTCGCATCGAACCGCACGGCCGGCCCGCTCCTCCGCAGGCGGCCCGTCACGCCCCTTCCGAACCCAGCCGTTCCTCCAGCTCGTCGACGATACGCGCGTGCATTTTCTCGTCGATCTTCACGGTGAACGCGAACACCAGCAGGCTGAGCACGATGAGCGCCAGCGGCACGTAGAACGCGAAGGTCTTGAAGGTCTGGATGTTCTCGGCGGTCATATCGGCGGCGGTGGCGGCGCCGACCATGCCGGCGGCCACAGCGATGAAGCCGACGAGCCCGTTGGACATCGCGCCGGCGATCTTGTCGAGCATCGGACGCACCGACAGGGTCACCGCCTCGTTGCGTTTGCCGGTCTTCAGCTGGCCGTACTCGATCGAATCGGTCAGCGACAGGATCGCGGTCATCTGGATGAACGTCGCCGGCAGATAGAACAGGACCAGCGCGGCGATCACCACGGGCAGGCTGCCCGACCCGACGATGAACAGCACGTAGCCCGCCACCATGAGCAGCATGCCGCCGATGAACAGCCATCGCCGGGGCACGCGCCGGTTGACCGCCGGGAACAGCGGCGTCATGACCAGACCGGCGATCACCGGAATGACGCCGGTGATCGCGAATGCGCCGGACCGGTCGAGCACGAAGGTGAACAGGTAATACATCACACCGTTGGTCGCCACGTTGGCGATCGCGTACAGCAGGTATGCCAGCGCCACCCACAGCAGCTGGTCATTGCGCGAGATCGCGGCGAACGCCTGCAGCGGGTTGCCGCTGCCGGCCTCCCTGGACCGCAGCGCGCTCTCGTTCTCCTTGGTGCCGAACGCCACCGAACACGCGGTGACCAGGCCGAGCAATGCCACGATGACGGCGAAGGCGGTCCATCCCGGCTGGCTCTCGGCGCGCGAACCGGTGAACAGATAACTGAACGTCGTAACGATCGGCACCACGGCGATGGTGATGCCGTTGTATCCGATCGAACCGGTGAAGGTGCCGAGAGCCGTGTATACGCTGCGCTCGTGCGAATCGGAGGAGAGGGCCGGGATCATGCCCCAGTATGAGATGTCGCGCATCGAGTAGAACACGTCGAGCAGGACGAACACGATGACGAACAGCACGATGAACCACGTCTGGTTCACGTTGACAAGTCCAAACAGTCCGGTGTAGACCATGACGATCAGCACCGCGCTCACCAAGCCGCCCATGAACTGCCACGGACGGAACCGCCCGAACCGCGTATTCGTGTTATCCACCAGGTTGCCCAGCAACGGGTCGAGGAAGATCTCGGCGATGCGGATCACCACGATCAGCCCGGTGATCAGGCCGATGAGCCCGGTTGCGACCTTCCGGTCGACGCCGGCGAACAGCGTGCTGGTCACGTACACCACAAAGTATGTGCTCAGCGCATTGTAGAACGCGGATTGGCCCAGATTGCCGAACGCATAGGCGACGCGCTGGCGCAGGCGATGGCCATCGCCCCGGTCGGGCCGCCGCCCATCGGGTTGTACGGCGATCCGTTCCGCCGGCCGAAGCGCCGGTTCGGCAACGGCCTCGTCCCGATCGCCGCAGCGGCCCGATTCTCCTTGTTTCGATTCGCTCATGCGTCACCGCTCCTTACCAGAATCCTCACGGGACCATCCACGGCCACCGCAGCCAAAAGTATATGACGTTACCTAGAAAAAGTAAAATTCTTTACTAATTTCGACACTTCGGCAATCTGCGCCGAATCAGCCCACACGCCGGCAGCGGCAATCCCCTCGATCTCACCCATATCCGTCACAATCGGAGCGCACCGGATCCGCCAGGACGCACCACACCGACATAACGAGCACTTGCTTTTCCCCAGCAAAACCATTACCTTATTCAGTAAAGAGTTTTACCTCTGTGTAATGAACAACGACGTTACGCCGTCACGCATCGACCGCCGGCAGTGATCGTCACCGACCGACAAGGAAAGCTGGAATTCATGTCCTCATCGAAACTCGTCGCCACCGCAGCCTGCATGGATTGGCTGACCGACCCGACCGTGTTCGCCGTCAACCGCGAACCCGCGCACTCCGATCACCGCTTCTACGACCACGCGCCGCTGCCGGGCGAGACGATGGGACTCAGGCAAAGCCTGGACGGCCGGTGGCGCGTCGCCGTCACCGAGGCGCCCCGCCACGCCTTCCCCTCCTTCCCCACCGCCACTGCAGCCGCCGCCGGCAACGCCGCTCCCGCCACCGCCCAAACCAACGCAACCAGCCCGACCAGCCCAACCACCGCCAACGCAACCCCCGATTTCGCGCTGCCGGACTACGACGACACCGCCTTCAGCGGCGTCGAGGTCCCCTCCATGCTGGAAATGGCCGGGCTGCTCACCCCCAAGTACGTCAA encodes the following:
- a CDS encoding energy-coupling factor ABC transporter ATP-binding protein, translated to MGIIHFEDVSFSYPNGFSAVEHVSFDIPQGSRVAIVGQNGAGKTTTVKMMNGLLKPTDGTVTVDGKDTKEYTAAQLSRTTGYVFQNPDDQIFHNTVREEIEYGPKVLKQSDEQIREHVDWAADLCDLTGAMDENPYNLPLSIRKFVTIASVLAMDGSILVFDEPTAGQDLHGIRCLEGIFRELERKGKTVVTITHDMEFVVNNFDMIYVMAHKNLLMTGDASSIFGDQNLLDESMLKEPYVGTLARLLGLPANTVDTQTLIDRLQR
- a CDS encoding energy-coupling factor ABC transporter ATP-binding protein; this encodes MGYIELRHVTYSYPLTDSPSIVDVDVTLEQGRFYTIIGANGSGKTTLCNIIRGFVPNFFQGGMQGNVIFDGKDLSEYTMGELSERIGYVFQNPFNQITGARDTVYGEIAFGLENFGVPVPQMRERVDRMMELTNIAFLKDKNPFELSGGQQQRVALASVLVLEPDVLVIDEPTSQLDPKETERVFDIISKLKDMGKTIILVEHKMELVAQYSDEVLVLDHGRLIRAGDKHEVLSDLALLHDHDVMLPQTVMLADELRKRGFDIAPGIVTVDEMAEQLKPYAGKASASDATGADGAEKGGRE
- a CDS encoding energy-coupling factor transporter transmembrane component T, whose translation is MSNSSQSNRIVSLYPLTKFYISVAFVVIGMVMPSLVSKLVCFVLVNVLAVASGVWPVFIRRVRNSVGALFALLVLIQMFFGTGEHIIFSFWIFNAKWEGLMFALNLGLILMCVGGSLIWFFAVTKEKDFVLSLEKAGMSPKATYVILSTLQMVPVLKKKSDTIMNAQRARGVETEGSLMVRAKVFVPTLVPLVLSSISGTEERALTLEARGFSSESQRTHLEDIERTSADRTVMILTTILFVAAIAGGIALWVI
- a CDS encoding ECF transporter S component, whose protein sequence is MMKNKMSKDNFSLMVILLIPVAIAINIVGGQLTSVLKIPVDLDTIGVILVGLLAGPIPAAVTGVLTNLINGIFDPTLIPYAICAFFIGIAAGLLAKYNMTNKVWKLVISGIVIAIVATLTATPVTVFFFGGSTGGGASMLAAGLMATGQKILQSVLSVYIVTESIGKMLSIFVAYLIIRAIPARSLVKYRFGDKYITKTASSGK
- a CDS encoding nucleoside hydrolase; the protein is MDSTPIIIDCDPGSDDALAIILAIKAGMDVKAICSVTGNGRIDTTTRNACNILSLCDRSDIPVYRGSVAALNQEVPETVDAFGDDGLGGYADSIASDKTEESVPAVDFLVDYVIAHPGEVTLFAIGPCTNVALAIRRSERFAPSLKRLIIMGGAKSTGNMSPVAEYNFWADPLAAHEVLQAGIRDVTMVGLDVTNRIALDCEHREIIRMTGTPISRFVYDITREGLEDNWRTRRKAVSPLHDVLTVAYYLNPCILDVRPAYIDVVTEGIARGQSIVDLDGHWNEGRCNAKYAAAVNVQDFFDLFLSTVFGV
- a CDS encoding LacI family DNA-binding transcriptional regulator: MAYVTIRDVAREAGVSVAAVSQILHDKGRFSDETRKLVRDTVESMGYVPDQRARSMRSSETKTVGLLVPDLRNPYFADLVSSMEDELYRRGFTTLIGSSGESVERQDSFIENLLGQRIDGAIVVPQGVDSPGVESLVRRGLPLVFVDRRVPSVDSVPFVVSDPYPGIRSAVAELMRLGHRRIGYVSHPALGSFSVNEREVAFRAITGELLADGETIVVNCDATYESRQRALDELAESGMSAVVFAYSPDAITMLGLMTDRGLEVGADMSVVSFDDIAAFTMMTPSVSVISQQAETMGRQGVELLMRQLAGDGEAVAGTQYVPTVFIARKSSSALCR
- a CDS encoding glycoside-pentoside-hexuronide (GPH):cation symporter, which codes for MSESKQGESGRCGDRDEAVAEPALRPAERIAVQPDGRRPDRGDGHRLRQRVAYAFGNLGQSAFYNALSTYFVVYVTSTLFAGVDRKVATGLIGLITGLIVVIRIAEIFLDPLLGNLVDNTNTRFGRFRPWQFMGGLVSAVLIVMVYTGLFGLVNVNQTWFIVLFVIVFVLLDVFYSMRDISYWGMIPALSSDSHERSVYTALGTFTGSIGYNGITIAVVPIVTTFSYLFTGSRAESQPGWTAFAVIVALLGLVTACSVAFGTKENESALRSREAGSGNPLQAFAAISRNDQLLWVALAYLLYAIANVATNGVMYYLFTFVLDRSGAFAITGVIPVIAGLVMTPLFPAVNRRVPRRWLFIGGMLLMVAGYVLFIVGSGSLPVVIAALVLFYLPATFIQMTAILSLTDSIEYGQLKTGKRNEAVTLSVRPMLDKIAGAMSNGLVGFIAVAAGMVGAATAADMTAENIQTFKTFAFYVPLALIVLSLLVFAFTVKIDEKMHARIVDELEERLGSEGA